TCCCGCAGGGGCTGCGGCCCTACCTCGGCGGCCTCGAGGTGCTCGAGCCGAGGGCCGGCCGGTGAGTGCGCTGAAGACCCCCGCGACCCTCCCGCCGGCCGGCCCGGAGCTGCTCGTCGCCCTCGACATCGACGGCACCCTCCTCGGGCACGACCAGAGCCTGTCGGACGGCGTCCGGGACGCCGTCGCCGACCTGCGCGACGCCGGGGCGCACGTCGTCCTGTCGACCGGGCGCTCCCTGTCCGCGGTCACGCCCGTGCTCGAGGAGCTGGGGCTGGAGCGCGGCTGGGCGGTGTGCTCCAACGGCGCGGTGTGCCTGCGCCTGGACCCCGCCCTCGAGGGGGGCTACGAGATCAGCGACGTCGTCACGTTCGACCCCGAGCCTGCCCTGCGGCTGCTGCGCGAGGAGCTGCCCGACGGGCGGTTCGCCGTCGAGGACCTCGGCAAGGGCTTCAAGGTGAGCGAGCCGTTCCCCATGGGCGAGCTGTCCGGGGAGGTCCAGGTCGTCGACTTCGACGAGCTGTGCTCGGCCCCCGCCTCCCGCGTCACCGTCCGCGCCCCGCACCTGTCGGCCGAGGACTTCCACGCCCTGGTGGCCCGCGTCGGGCTGCACGGCGTCTCCTACGCCGTCGGCTGGACGGCCTGGCTCGACCTGGCGCCCGACGGCGTCACGAAGGCCTCGGCCCTGGAGATGC
The sequence above is a segment of the Georgenia faecalis genome. Coding sequences within it:
- a CDS encoding HAD family hydrolase is translated as MSALKTPATLPPAGPELLVALDIDGTLLGHDQSLSDGVRDAVADLRDAGAHVVLSTGRSLSAVTPVLEELGLERGWAVCSNGAVCLRLDPALEGGYEISDVVTFDPEPALRLLREELPDGRFAVEDLGKGFKVSEPFPMGELSGEVQVVDFDELCSAPASRVTVRAPHLSAEDFHALVARVGLHGVSYAVGWTAWLDLAPDGVTKASALEMLRERLGVDAGATVAMGDGRNDVEMLQWAAYGVAMGGADEVTVAAADALTATVEEDGAVPVLRGLLP